In the genome of Ornithorhynchus anatinus isolate Pmale09 chromosome 9, mOrnAna1.pri.v4, whole genome shotgun sequence, one region contains:
- the NRXN1 gene encoding neurexin-1 isoform X29, with the protein MDMRWHCESSQTTDDILVASAECPSDDEDIDPCEPSSGGLANPTRAGGREQQFPGSAEVIRESSSTTGMVVGIVAAAALCILILLYAMYKYRNRDEGSYHVDESRNYISNSAQSNGAVVKDKQAAGPAGGAAGAKAAAKSKKNKDKEYYV; encoded by the exons ATGGATATGCGCTGGCACTGTGAATCCTCGCAG ACCACCGACGACATCCTGGTGGCTTCCGCCGAGTGTCCCAGCGACGATGAGGACATTGACCCTTGTGAGCCGAGCTCAGGTGGGTTAG CCAACCCgacgcgggcgggcgggcgggagcagCAGTTCCCGGGCTCGGCCGAGGTGATCCGCGAGTCGAGCAGCACGACGGGCATGGTGGTGGGCATCGTGGCGGCGGCGGCCCTCTGCATCCTCATCCTGCTCTACGCCATGTACAAGTACCGCAACCGCGACGAGGGCTCCTACCACGTGGACGAGAGCCGCAACTATATCAGCAACTCGGCCCAGAGCAACGGCGCCGTGGTCAAGGACAAGCAGGCCGCGGGGCCCGCCGGCGGGGCCGCCGGCGCCAAGGCCGCCGCCAAGAGCAAGAAGAACAAGGACAAGGAGTACTATGTCTGA
- the NRXN1 gene encoding neurexin-1 isoform X28 — MVGAWPALLAGSAGLALSGAWQHWTVGRSTTDDILVASAECPSDDEDIDPCEPSSANPTRAGGREQQFPGSAEVIRESSSTTGMVVGIVAAAALCILILLYAMYKYRNRDEGSYHVDESRNYISNSAQSNGAVVKDKQAAGPAGGAAGAKAAAKSKKNKDKEYYV; from the exons ATGGTGGGCGCCTGGCCGGCGCTGCTGGCGGGCAGCGCGGGGCTCGCCCTCTCCGGCGCCTGGCAGCACTGGACGGTCGGGCGGTCT ACCACCGACGACATCCTGGTGGCTTCCGCCGAGTGTCCCAGCGACGATGAGGACATTGACCCTTGTGAGCCGAGCTCAG CCAACCCgacgcgggcgggcgggcgggagcagCAGTTCCCGGGCTCGGCCGAGGTGATCCGCGAGTCGAGCAGCACGACGGGCATGGTGGTGGGCATCGTGGCGGCGGCGGCCCTCTGCATCCTCATCCTGCTCTACGCCATGTACAAGTACCGCAACCGCGACGAGGGCTCCTACCACGTGGACGAGAGCCGCAACTATATCAGCAACTCGGCCCAGAGCAACGGCGCCGTGGTCAAGGACAAGCAGGCCGCGGGGCCCGCCGGCGGGGCCGCCGGCGCCAAGGCCGCCGCCAAGAGCAAGAAGAACAAGGACAAGGAGTACTATGTCTGA
- the NRXN1 gene encoding neurexin-1 isoform X27 encodes MVGAWPALLAGSAGLALSGAWQHWTVGRSTTDDILVASAECPSDDEDIDPCEPSSGGLANPTRAGGREQQFPGSAEVIRESSSTTGMVVGIVAAAALCILILLYAMYKYRNRDEGSYHVDESRNYISNSAQSNGAVVKDKQAAGPAGGAAGAKAAAKSKKNKDKEYYV; translated from the exons ATGGTGGGCGCCTGGCCGGCGCTGCTGGCGGGCAGCGCGGGGCTCGCCCTCTCCGGCGCCTGGCAGCACTGGACGGTCGGGCGGTCT ACCACCGACGACATCCTGGTGGCTTCCGCCGAGTGTCCCAGCGACGATGAGGACATTGACCCTTGTGAGCCGAGCTCAGGTGGGTTAG CCAACCCgacgcgggcgggcgggcgggagcagCAGTTCCCGGGCTCGGCCGAGGTGATCCGCGAGTCGAGCAGCACGACGGGCATGGTGGTGGGCATCGTGGCGGCGGCGGCCCTCTGCATCCTCATCCTGCTCTACGCCATGTACAAGTACCGCAACCGCGACGAGGGCTCCTACCACGTGGACGAGAGCCGCAACTATATCAGCAACTCGGCCCAGAGCAACGGCGCCGTGGTCAAGGACAAGCAGGCCGCGGGGCCCGCCGGCGGGGCCGCCGGCGCCAAGGCCGCCGCCAAGAGCAAGAAGAACAAGGACAAGGAGTACTATGTCTGA